In one Aricia agestis chromosome 5, ilAriAges1.1, whole genome shotgun sequence genomic region, the following are encoded:
- the LOC121727478 gene encoding zinc finger protein 883-like isoform X2 yields MSGIWNLSSICRFCHTDGNFRNFTLPNKHNGINESYGEILQKTFNITMIMPEAMNTSNMICDDCISSLTDAAKFKDQVQACENKFREYVKNEFFTLASDVKDSFPLDIKIEENDKNNHREVKLEFEFDETSLVKIEKSSICEEDEDDTFDQDNNDEGHTPDENIMTVELDLTAQEKVDVIKKDLKNLMITNSMKKKIRKRQNKNAVKSNITACCICFENLSKIEFPKHLETHKGPYRCKYCQKKLNKYDTLSLHIKKEHKQIKKLYTCNFCQKSCKTEKSLFYHLDRHTIQKVFDCDICHSRLKDRSVMLKHMRTHDPDRLDKTHECPQCSWRFTSKTHLNNHIKIVHERIRNYPCTSCARTFGTKKNLESHFRTHTNERPYKCEICPKSFRVLAALKKHESCRHSFTRVIGGEMEYKCNICSVKFDHKGLYMDHLKTHHEASSVCDQCGLVLSCDRSLARHRLTHAQPRFTCDTCGRKFRYKMQLARHVKSHLKEVEKSECKVCGKLVVYLKQHLHTHNRRFRCDMCDKSYSERAHLTRHLRDVHSDYKLYGCDVCGKRYTHKKGLVTHKLKCRNNKL; encoded by the exons aTGTCTGGTATATGGAATTTAAGTTCAATATGTCGATTCTGTCACACCGATGGAAACTTTAGGAATTTTACTTTACCAAATAAACACAATGGAATAAACGAATCGTACGgagaaatattacaaaaaactttTAACATTACT ATGATTATGCCTGAGGCGATGAATACCAGTAACATGATATGTGATGACTGTATATCGAGCCTAACAGACGCTGCCAAGTTCAAAGACCAGGTTCAGGCTTGTGAGAACAAATTTCGGGAGTATgtaaaaa ATGAATTCTTTACGCTGGCTTCTGATGTCAAGGATTCTTTCCCCCTAG aTATCAAAATTGAAGAGAACGATAAAAATAATCATAGAGAAGTAAAATTAG aatttgaatttgatgaAACTTCGTtagtaaaaattgaaaaatcatcAATCTGTGAAGAAGATGAAG ATGATACATTTGATCAAGATAATAACGATGAAGGCCACACACctgatgaaaatattatgactgTTGAATTAGATCTTACAGCTCAAGAAAAAGTCGACGTCATCAAGAAAG atctAAAAAACTTGATGATTACGAATTCAATGAAAAAGAAGATCAGAAAGAGACAGAATAAAAACGCAGTTAAGAGTAACATAACGGCATGTTGCATTTGttttgaaaatctgtcaaaaatagaATTTCCCAAACACCTCGAAACCCACAAAGGCCCGTATAGGTGTAAATATTGTCAAAAGAAATTGAACAAATATGATACCTTATCACTTCATATAAAAAAGGAGCATAAAcagataaaaaaattgtatacatGTAATTTCTGTCAAAAATCTTGTAAGACAGAGAAGAGTCTTTTCTATCAcctagacagacacactatacAGAAGGTTTTCGATTGCGATATATGTCACAGCAGACTGAAAGATAGGTCTGTTATGCTTAAACACATGCGAACACACGATCCAGACCGACTAGATAAAACCCACGAGTGCCCACAGTGTTCCTGGAGATTTACTAGTAAAACACACTTAAATAATCACATAAAAATCGTGCACGAGCGGATTAGAAACTACCCTTGCACATCATGCGCTAGGACCTTCGGAACTAAGAAAAATTTGGAGTCACATTTTAGAACTCATACAAACGAGCGTCCATATAAATGTGAAATATGCCCCAAGAGTTTTAGAGTTTTGGCTGCACTCAAGAAGCATGAAAGTTGCAGGCATTCGTTCACACGAGTTATAGGAGGTGAAATGGAATACAAGTGCAATATCTGTAGTGTAAAGTTTGACCACAAAGGTCTGTATATGGACCACTTAAAAACTCACCATGAGGCATCGTCCGTTTGCGATCAATGCGGTTTGGTGCTCTCATGCGACAGGTCTCTGGCGCGACACAGACTAACTCACGCTCAACCTCGATTCACCTGCGATACGTGCGGTAGGAAATTCAGGTACAAAATGCAATTAGCGAGACACGTTAAAAGTCACcttaaagaagttgaaaaatCAGAGTGTAAAGTTTGTGGCAAACTCGTCGTCTATCTGAAACAGCATCTCCACACACATAACAGGCGATTCAGGTGTGACATGTGTGACAAGTCGTACTCGGAACGTGCGCATTTAACAAGACACTTGAGGGACGTTCACAGTGATTACAAATTGTACGGTTGCGACGTTTGTGGCAAAAGATATACCCACAAAAAAGGTTTAGTAACTCATAAACTCAAGTGTAGAAATAataaactataa
- the LOC121727478 gene encoding uncharacterized protein LOC121727478 isoform X3, translating to MSGIWNLSSICRFCHTDGNFRNFTLPNKHNGINESYGEILQKTFNITMIMPEAMNTSNMICDDCISSLTDAAKFKDQVQACENKFREYVKNEFFTLASDVKDSFPLDIKIEENDKNNHREVKLVF from the exons aTGTCTGGTATATGGAATTTAAGTTCAATATGTCGATTCTGTCACACCGATGGAAACTTTAGGAATTTTACTTTACCAAATAAACACAATGGAATAAACGAATCGTACGgagaaatattacaaaaaactttTAACATTACT ATGATTATGCCTGAGGCGATGAATACCAGTAACATGATATGTGATGACTGTATATCGAGCCTAACAGACGCTGCCAAGTTCAAAGACCAGGTTCAGGCTTGTGAGAACAAATTTCGGGAGTATgtaaaaa ATGAATTCTTTACGCTGGCTTCTGATGTCAAGGATTCTTTCCCCCTAG aTATCAAAATTGAAGAGAACGATAAAAATAATCATAGAGAAGTAAAATTAG TGTTCTAA